The following are from one region of the Myxocyprinus asiaticus isolate MX2 ecotype Aquarium Trade chromosome 2, UBuf_Myxa_2, whole genome shotgun sequence genome:
- the LOC127410124 gene encoding low-density lipoprotein receptor-related protein 10-like, whose product MRLSHSSLCILNLLVLTVPCTLELSFSNAYCERSPKILLSRQGEIQNSAHHAWSSRPLNCSWLITSKVGERVIISFSQFSMRCGREWVSVAPLTGRSNKLCGSQLPPPFELTGGNITVTHHFLPHFYPVSGFHLSYIKDSGPCFPGEFECYSERCLPASWRCNGQVECLGVGDELGSDEDGCDDITPEPDIDYINHPLPTETTTMAIPLSNTDVTPLKEPNVRLVPKGGPCGGYLDAFYGSFTPPVLTGHPLECVWTVDPRDSRPLKLELQQLDLGPGDTIIITDQPHGSGNIIKTINYVSNNKAVEVESHTGLLTLIYHTLTASDGQGFNATYRITDYCLPWEGLCGGSDGGCYTLKQRCDGHWDCPETGLDEEGCGGCPAGHFLCGMGGMQKAGHQQGKPNCFSIHERCNYQLNCADGSDERECTICQPGTFHCDSDRCVFESWRCDGQVDCKDGTDELNCTVTLPRKVITAATVGSLVCGLLLVIAMGCTCKLYSLRTREYSMFAPITRQEAELIQQQAPPSYGQLIAQGIIPPVEDFPTENPNETATLSLRGILQLLRQDNASSPRRRRRPRFVRRAVRRLRRWGLIPRPVPRSSQTTTSASQQTEAPTSASVPSQSSPGVSSVAAEVASQPLPQKLCLSHQTELQQQQAEAPPSVQPIHAPEMQQTPPITVPPSSPSLVSLFHMLGRSISRFRPSPSPTSLPLSASPSFSFSSSEDEVLLIPLSDDTTSEDDVPMLT is encoded by the exons ATGCGTCTTTCCCACAGCAGCCTTTGCATCTTAAATCTTTTGGTTTTAACAG TTCCCTGCACCCTGGAGCTGTCCTTCAGTAATG CGTATTGTGAGCGTTCACCCAAAATACTGCTATCCAGACAAGGAGAGATTCAAAACTCTGCCCACCATGCCTGGTCTTCCCGCCCACTCAACTGCAGTTGGCTGATAACCTCAAAAGTTGGAGAGCGTGTCATCATCAG TTTTTCCCAGTTTAGCATGAGATGTGGGCGAGAATGGGTGTCTGTGGCTCCTCTCACTGGCAGGTCCAACAAACTCTGTGGTTCCCAGTTGCCACCACCATTTGAGTTGACGGGCGGAAACATAACAGTGACGCACCACTTCCTCCCCCATTTTTACCCGGTATCAGGGTTCCACCTTTCATATATTAAAG ACTCAGGTCCCTGTTTTCCAGGCGAATTTGAATGTTACAGTGAACGCTGTCTCCCAGCATCATGGCGGTGTAACGGACAGGTAGAATGCCTTGGCGTGGGTGATGAACTTGGTTCTGATGAGGATGGATGCGATGACATCACTCCTGAACCTGACATAGACTATATAAATCACCCCCTTCCCACAGAAACCACAACCATGGCTATTCCGTTGTCCAACACAGATGTGACACCACTTAAAGAACCCAATGTTCGACTGGTGCCCAAAGGAGGACCATGTGGGGGGTACTTAGATGCGTTTTATGGGTCATTTACTCCTCCTGTACTAACAGGACACCCATTGGAGTGTGTGTGGACGGTTGACCCCCGAGACTCGCGACCACTTAAACTAGAGCTCCAGCAACTGGATCTGGGTCCTGGAGACACAATCATAATCACAGATCAGCCCCATGGATCAGGCAACATCATTAAAACT ATCAACTATGTGTCCAATAACAAAGCAGTGGAGGTGGAATCCCACACTGGCTTGCTAACCCTGATCTACCATACACTAACTGCATCGGATGGGCAGGGCTTTAATGCGACTTATCGTATTACGGATTACTGCCTTCCATGGGAGGGGCTTTGTGGGGGATCAGATGGAGGCTGTTACACCCTGAAGCAGCGTTGTGATGGGCACTGGGACTGTCCTGAAACGGGCCTGGATGAGGAAGGGTGCGGTGGCTGCCCGGCTGGACACTTCCTCTGTGGCATGGGCGGGATGCAGAAAGCAGGCCACCAGCAGGGCAAACCAAACTGCTTCTCCATCCATGAGCGTTGCAACTACCAGCTCAACTGtgcagatggcagtgatgagagaGAATGCACCATCTGCCAACCTGGGACATTTCACTGCGACAGTGACAG GTGTGTATTTGAGAGCTGGCGCTGTGATGGACAGGTGGACTGTAAGGATGGCACAGATGAGCTAAACTGCACTGTGACCCTGCCCCGAAAAGTTATCACAGCGGCTACCGTTGGAAGCTTAGTTTGCGGACTGCTGCTAGTCATTGCAATGGGCTGCACCTGCAAGCTGTACTCGCTGCGCACTCGAGAGTACAG CATGTTCGCACCAATCACTAGACAGGAGGCAGAACTGATCCAGCAGCAGGCCCCGCCCTCCTATGGTCAGCTGATTGCTCAGGGAATCATTCCACCTGTGGAAGACTTCCCTACTGAGAACCCTAATGAA ACCGCCACACTCTCTTTGAGAGGAATACTACAGCTCCTCAGGCAAGACAATGCTTCCTCTCCACGACGAAGACGCAGGCCACGGTTTGTCCGCAGAGCTGTCCGTCGCCTGAGAAGGTGGGGCTTAATTCCCCGGCCTGTTCCCAGGTCATCACAGACCACCACCTCTGCCTCGCAACAGACAGAGGCTCCTACTTCTGCCTCTGTGCCCAGCCAATCAAGTCCTGGAGTTTCCTCAGTGGCTGCAGAAGTTGCCAGTCAGCCCTTGCCTCAGAAACTGTGTTTATCCCATCAGACAGAGCTGCAGCAGCAGCAAGCAGAGGCTCCTCCCTCTGTCCAGCCTATCCATGCCCCTGAAATGCAACAGACCCCGCCCATAACTGTACCCCCTAGCAGCCCCTCCCTGGTATCTCTCTTCCACATGCTGGGGAGGAGTATCTCCCGTTTCAGACCCTCCCCGTCTCCtacctctcttcctctctctgcaTCTccctctttttccttttcttcttcAGAGGATGAAGTGCTGCTCATCCCTCTCTCTGATGACACAACCTCTGAAGATGATGTGCCCATGCTGACATGA